The Gemmatimonadaceae bacterium genome window below encodes:
- a CDS encoding tetratricopeptide repeat protein, with protein sequence MSFWSRFSGGKSKSEQKRLDYLSEGLALERQGDYEAALTSYQLALRDEPNNHRVLQNMAIAYSRLARPTEAIRCYRRALEIQPKLSGAHYGLAYLLLRRGEKTDAAYHLESFLMDPPAPSAEADRWVRHARETLDQIRTSDDKTAPPGDLETGEYPEVSE encoded by the coding sequence ATGTCTTTCTGGAGTCGCTTTAGCGGCGGGAAGTCCAAGAGCGAGCAGAAGCGCCTCGACTACCTGAGCGAGGGGCTCGCGCTCGAGCGTCAGGGGGATTACGAGGCTGCCCTCACCTCCTACCAGCTCGCCCTCAGGGACGAACCCAACAATCACAGGGTGTTGCAGAACATGGCAATCGCGTACTCGCGCTTGGCGAGACCGACCGAGGCCATTCGCTGCTACCGGCGCGCGCTCGAAATTCAGCCGAAGCTCTCGGGCGCCCACTATGGGCTCGCATACCTTCTGTTGCGCCGCGGCGAGAAAACCGATGCCGCCTATCATCTCGAGTCCTTCCTGATGGATCCCCCCGCTCCGAGTGCTGAAGCAGACCGGTGGGTGCGTCACGCCCGGGAAACGCTCGATCAGATCCGTACGTCTGATGACAAGACGGCCCCGCCGGGCGACCTCGAGACGGGTGAATATCCCGAGGTCTCCGAGTAG